One genomic segment of Brassica napus cultivar Da-Ae chromosome A3, Da-Ae, whole genome shotgun sequence includes these proteins:
- the BNAA03G09690D gene encoding uncharacterized protein BNAA03G09690D encodes MAASLMNRAVSRTETLGAFRLSLNLLRNFSSAAAAAATENPSSDPIKAKRRKSKKNLIEVAQFLPNWGIGYHMAKAHWTGVSYEITKINLYKDGRHGKAWGIVHKDGLRAAEAPKKISGVHKRCWKYIPNLSKTTPATATAAQVQAA; translated from the exons ATGGCGGCGAGCCTTATGAACAGAGCCGTTTCTAGAACCGAAACCCTCGGTGCTTTCAGACTCTCGCTCAACCTCCTGAGAAACTTCTCatcggcggcggcggcggcggccaCTGAAAACCCTAGCTCCGATCCGATTAAAGCTAAACGAAGGAAGAGTAAGAAGAACTTAATCGAAGTCGCTCAGTTCTTACCCAATTGGGGAATCGGATACCATATGGCGAAAGCTCACTGGACCGGAGTCTCTTACGAGATTACTAAGATCAACCTCTACAAG GATGGTAGACATGGAAAAGCGTGGGGGATTGTTCACAAAGATG GCTTGCGAGCTGCGGAAGCTCCAAAGAAGATAAGCGGAGTTCACAAACGCTGCTGGAAGTATATCCCTAACCTGTCAAAGACCACACCTGCTACTGCAACCGCCGCCCAAGTACAAGCTGCCTGA
- the LOC106443254 gene encoding uncharacterized protein LOC106443254 isoform X1 — MSKIQYRCVCSLVLTCIYCNKCYQEMQVQMHAYNEANVVMGATSHESAQDHGVAAATLTQDQWYQQPYQQYYQNGDDGYSMHQQRLHLPSLDPQHQVLYVQQEIHYGAQTHSPMPAQPQLQSQSYPSVPSHPQHPSLTFPASQGLINVQAQSHFQQVPDVHPPQPLPTMHKEQSSLPSQLTRAQYWRQMVRKYGRAPAPESSSGLYSSQQPLPKPSLPQQHTTAPTTDVVHNQMHQGGHFHNQHLAVNSHLCPIGQHAILEQDGRRHLNTIFQEYLNTVHLRSEDVERSGDYFSGLSDRDFDQISPIRAREEHEAYFEFRPASRFSQPSIDLGDRQFRGGPSILNGLRLPDIVDFRSKYTSQGFSGDGGSFPGHVGSSSLNSERNATGTVEGLDLHSQTRGREHQHKSMDRDVVIKQEARET, encoded by the exons ATGTCAAAAATACAGTATAGATGTGTTTGTTCTTTGGTTCTTACatgtatatattgtaataaATGCTATCAGGAAATGCAAGTTCAGATGCATGCTTACAATGAGGCTAATGTTGTTATGGGCGCCACCTCTCATGAGAGTGCACAGGATCATGGTGTAGCTGCTGCAACGCTGACTCAAGATCAATGGTACCAACAACCATATCAGCAGTATTACCAAAACGGTGATGATGGATACTCCATGCATCAACAACGGCTGCACCTTCCAAGTTTAGATCCCCAGCATCAAGTACTTTATGTACAGCAAGAAATTCATTATGGGGCTCAAACTCACTCTCCTATGCCAGCTCAACCACAGCTCCAATCTCAGAGCTACCCGTCAGTGCCATCTCACCCGCAACATCCATCACTGACATTTCCAGCTTCTCAAGGTCTCATAAACGTGCAAGCTCAATCACATTTCCAACAAGTGCCGGATGTTCACCCACCTCAGCCTCTGCCTACTATGCACAAAGAACAGTCTTCGTTACCAAGTCAATTAACAAGAGCTCAATATTGGAGGCAAATGGTGCGTAAGTATGGAAGAGCCCCAGCCCCTGAAAGCTCATCAGGTTTATATTCTTCACAGCAACCTTTGCCAAAACCTTCATTGCCCCAACAGCATACGACGGCACCAACAACTGATGTAGTTCACAATCAGATGCATCAGGGAGGCCATTTTCATAACCAACATCTAGCAGTGAACTCTCATTTGTGCCCCATTGGCCAACATGCCATATTAGAGCAAGATGGACGTAGACATTTGAATACTATTTTCCAGGAGTACCTCAACACTGTTCACCTACGCAGTGAAGATGTTGAAAGATCCGGAGATTATTTTTCAGGATTATCGGATAGAGACTTTGACCAGATATCACCAATTAGAGCTAGGGAAGAGCATGAGGCATATTTCGAGTTTAGACCTGCTTCAAGATTCTCTCAACCTTCCATTGACTTGGGAGACAGACAGTTCAGAGGTGGACCAAGCATTCTTAATGGTCTTCGGCTTCCAGATATTGTTGACTTTAGGAGTAAATATACTTCGCAAGGATTTTCTGGTGATGGTGGATCATTTCCA GGACATGTGGGATCATCTTCTCTAAATTCCGAAAGAAACGCGACAGGAACCGTTGAAGGTTTAGACTTGCACTCTCAGACCAGGGGCAGGGAGCACCAACATAAGTCAATGGATAGGGACGTCGTGATCAAGCAGGAAGCAAGGGAAACTTAA
- the LOC106436036 gene encoding serine/threonine/tyrosine-protein kinase HT1, with translation MDEEASSWIRRTKFSHTVSYRLNSSKLASFPLKVNQENVSQLKTRPQKLVSSSSPNVCVVVETEVQTNPVTNKQRSVSPSPQMALPDVFKEARSERKRFSTPHPRRMDSEKGMKVKLSHKDSFEKRRSFNLRSPSVPIRDLSTLRIQERVSKSKKDTGWSKLFDNGSGRRVSAAEASEEYRIDMSKLFFGLRFAHGLYSRLYHGKYEDKAVAVKLITVPDDDENGCLGARLEKQFTKEVTLLSRLSHPNVIKFVGAYKDPPVYCVLTEYLPEGSLRSFLHKPENRSLSLKKLIEFALDIARGMEYIHSRRVIHRDLKPENVLIDEDFQLKIADFGIACEEEYCDMLADDPGTYRWMAPEMIKRKPHGRKADVYSFGLVLWEMVAGAIPYEDMNPIQAAFAVVHKNIRPAVPGDCPAAMKALIEQCWSVAPDKRPEFWQIVKVLEEFEDSLEREGCLNLSSNKICKDPRKGLKHWIQKLGPAQGGGSSSSVLGGSALPKPKFA, from the exons ATGGATGAAGAGGCTTCTTCTTGGATTAGGAGGACTAAGTTTTCTCATACTGTTTCTTACCGTCTCAACTCCTCAAAGCTAGCCTCTTTCCCTCTTAAGGTCAACCAAGAGAATGTTTCTCAACTCAAAACAAGGCCGCAGAAGTTGGTTTCAAGTAGTTCACCGAATGTATGTGTTGTTGTTGAGACAGAAGTACAGACAAACCCTGTAACTAATAAACAGAGATCCGTCTCTCCCTCCCCTCAGATGGCACTTCCTGATGTCTTTAAGGAAGCTAGGTCTGAGCGTAAGAGATTCTCTACTCCGCATCCGAGGAGAATGGACTCTGAAAAGGGAATGAAGGTTAAGTTATCTCATAAAGACTCCTTTGAGAAGAGGAGATCGTTCAACTTGCGGTCCCCTTCTGTTCCCATCAGAGATCTTAGCACTCTGAGGATTCAAGAGAGGGTGAGCAAGAGCAAGAAGGACACAGGGTGGTCTAAGCTTTTTGATAACGGTAGTGGTCGTAGAGTCAGTGCTGCTGAAGCTTCTGAGGAGTACCGTATCGATATGTCGAAGCTTTTCTTTGGGCTTAGGTTCGCTCATGGGCTGTACAGCCGACTGTACCATGGAAAGTATGAAGATAAAGCTGTTGCTGTGAAACTTATCACTGTCcctgatgatgatgagaatggATGCTTGGGAGCACGGTTAGAGAAACAGTTCACCAAGGAAGTCACCCTCTTGTCTCGGTTGTCTCATCCAAATGTTATCAAG TTTGTGGGAGCTTACAAAGATCCGCCTGTGTACTGCGTCCTCACTGAGTATTTACCTGAAGGATCTTTAAGATCTTTTCTACACAAGCCTGAGAATAGGTCTCTTTCTTTGAAGAAACTGATAGAGTTTGCTCTAGATATCGCAAGAGGAATGGAATATATCCACTCACGACGAGTAATCCATCGAGATCTTAAGCCGGAAAATGTATTGATCGACGAAGACTTCCAGTTGAAGATCGCTGACTTTGGCATAGCGTGCGAGGAGGAGTACTGTGATATGTTGGCTGATGATCCAGGGACTTACAGGTGGATGGCACCTGAAATGATTAAACGGAAACCACACGGGAGAAAGGCTGATGTGTATAGCTTTGGACTCGTTTTATGGGAAATGGTAGCTGGAGCAATCCCTTATGAGGACATGAATCCTATTCAAGCTGCTTTTGCAGTCGTGCACAAG AACATTAGGCCGGCTGTTCCGGGAGATTGTCCAGCAGCAATGAAAGCTCTGATAGAGCAGTGTTGGTCGGTTGCGCCGGATAAGAGACCTGAGTTTTGGCAGATTGTGAAAGTGCTTGAAGAGTTTGAGGATTCGCTGGAACGTGAAGGGTGCTTGAATCTGAGTTCAAACAAGATTTGCAAGGATCCAAGGAAAGGTCTGAAACATTGGATTCAGAAACTTGGACCGGCCCAAGGAGGAGGCAGCAGCAGCAGTGTTCTTGGTGGATCGGCTTTGCCTAAGCCTAAATTCGCTTGA
- the LOC106443252 gene encoding non-specific lipid-transfer protein 3, which translates to MASTLRFLTCLVTVCIVASVGAPISCGTVVQSMSPCITYLSGRMDLTAACCGGVRDLNAIAQTTPDRQQTCKCLQAVAKKIPGFNQTRASDLPGKCRVSFPFPISISTNCDNVHHEDEEYMVYVQ; encoded by the exons ATGGCTTCGACACTGAGGTTCTTAACATGCCTTGTGACGGTGTGCATAGTTGCATCAGTAGGTGCACCAATCTCATGTGGCACAGTGGTACAAAGCATGAGTCCTTGTATCACATACCTATCGGGACGTATGGATTTGACGGCTGCATGTTGTGGGGGAGTCAGAGATTTGAATGCTATTGCTCAAACCACACCGGACCGTCAACAAACATGCAAATGCCTACAGGCCGTTGCTAAGAAGATTCCTGGTTTCAACCAAACTAGAGCCTCTGACCTTCCTGGAAAGTGTCGTGTTAGCTTTCCCTTTCCCATCTCCATAAGTACTAACTGCGACAA CGTCCATCATGAGGATGAAGAGTATATGGTCTACGTACAATAA
- the LOC106436029 gene encoding protein OCTOPUS-like, whose translation MTHRTQRRRRRHSSVCHRHPTSKPTAGLCAACLRERLSTIEALSSDQVPEFRRVRDASAAEEEQGRASRRLLEEEETEDGEEKKTMKEFIDLESKAHQIKKNDVASVLTRTLKKLSLKLPMNGNNQETSLRRSSCDVDPRLSLEAGGIHFEEARASWDGCLTGKTYPKLVVPLSAVTEEEKDPGGTAQTRDYYLDSRRRRSFDRSTRHGMLKVDELKGELSPEGVGLFHGAKLLVTERELRDSDWYSIKPKSLELASKGVDCVAAGEVKKSGKKWPKGWNLWGLIQRKTDAVKKENKTDAMEGPFVESLLKLRRVVKGESNGDVSEKLMRSYSVSARKSCDGMFHGASIADGFQGGRSSCDGLFHGSVTGVESVRRRRNSCDDGFFHGIEGKADHLLQRDAKLESYSPDNLRNNMVRFYLTPLKSQTTSNSGKSRLIH comes from the coding sequence ATGACCCACCGAACCCAGCGACGTCGCCGTCGTCACTCCTCCGTCTGCCACCGTCACCCCACTTCCAAACCCACCGCCGGCCTATGTGCCGCCTGTCTCCGCGAACGCCTCTCCACCATCGAAGCTCTCTCTTCCGATCAAGTCCCTGAGTTCCGCCGTGTTCGTGACGCTTCCGCCGCAGAAGAAGAACAAGGTAGAGCCAGTAGGAGGCtcttggaagaagaagaaacggaagatggagaggagaagaagacgatgaagGAGTTTATAGATCTTGAATCAAAAGCTCACCAGATCAAGAAGAACGACGTCGCTTCGGTTCTCACCAGAACGCTTAAGAAGCTTTCACTCAAACTTCCTATGAATGGAAACAATCAAGAAACAAGTCTTAGACGTAGCTCATGTGATGTAGATCCAAGGTTATCTCTAGAGGCAGGTGGAATCCATTTCGAGGAAGCTAGAGCGTCATGGGACGGATGCTTAACCGGAAAGACATATCCAAAGCTGGTGGTTCCTTTATCAGCTGTGACTGAAGAGGAGAAGGATCCTGGGGGGACAGCTCAGACAAGGGATTACTACTTGGATTcacgaaggagaagaagcttTGATCGATCAACGAGACATGGAATGCTAAAGGTTGATGAGTTGAAAGGTGAGTTGTCACCTGAAGGTGTTGGTTTGTTTCATGGAGCGAAGTTGCTTGTTACTGAGAGGGAACTGAGGGATTCAGATTGGTATTCCATCAAACCGAAGAGCTTAGAGTTAGCTTCTAAAGGCGTTGATTGTGTTGCTGCTGGTGAGGTGAAGAAGAGTGGAAAGAAATGGCCCAAAGGATGGAATCTTTGGGGTTTGATTCAGAGGAAGACTGATGCGGTGAAGAAGGAAAACAAGACCGATGCCATGGAGGGTCCTTTTGTTGAGTCTTTGCTGAAGCTTAGGAGAGTGGTTAAAGGAGAAAGCAACGGTGATGTTAGCGAGAAACTCATGAGAAGCTACAGCGTTAGCGCAAGGAAGTCCTGTGATGGCATGTTTCATGGTGCTTCTATTGCTGATGGCTTTCAAGGTGGAAGAAGCTCTTGTGATGGTCTGTTTCATGGTTCTGTTACTGGCGTTGAGtctgtaagaagaagaagaaactcgtGCGATGACGGATTCTTTCATGGCATTGAAGGCAAAGCGGATCATCTTCTTCAGAGAGATGCTAAGCTTGAGAGTTACTCGCCAGATAACCTCAGAAACAATATGGTTAGATTCTACTTGACGCCATTAAAGAGCCAAACAACAAGCAACTCTGGGAAAAGTAGGCTGATTCATTAG
- the BNAC03G12310D gene encoding uncharacterized protein BNAC03G12310D, with protein sequence MVRKQFQQAKTGVEALKAMDANKYLKKVGLGRDDMFFWKQVGKALLCTYTIFGMAWLYNETSPLGWWTLKPRPKEERELAHLYERREFPYPGDTEAMEDFVAKGGMIGTAIGPKGVVESEGEGDNYQKEMEKKKFDKEAQKLWLRMRNEVMTELQEKGYDLE encoded by the exons ATGGTGCGGAAACAGTTTCAACAAGCTAAAACGG GAGTAGAGGCTTTGAAAGCAATGGACGCAAACAAGTACCTGAAGAAGGTTGGATTAGGGCGTGACGATATGTTCTTTTGGAAACAAGTGGGGAAAGCATTGCTATGCACCTACACAATCTTTGGCATGGCGTGGCTATACAACGAAACGTCTCCTTTAGGGTGGTGGACGCTGAAGCCGAGAccaaaagaggagagagagttgGCTCATTTGTATGAGCGGCGTGAGTTTCCTTATCCAGGTGATACAGAGGCGATGGAGGATTTTGTTGCAAAGGGAGGGATGATCGGGACGGCTATTGGGCCTAAAGGGGTTGTTGAGTCTGAAGGCGAAGGTGATAATTACcagaaagagatggagaagaagaagtttgaCAAAGAGGCTCAGAAACTGTGGCTGAGGATGAGGAACGAGGTTATGACTGAGCTTCAGGAGAAAGGGTATGATCTTGAGTAA
- the LOC106443254 gene encoding uncharacterized protein LOC106443254 isoform X2 — protein MCTRCGVKTSHLQWQEHVEVCPEMQVQMHAYNEANVVMGATSHESAQDHGVAAATLTQDQWYQQPYQQYYQNGDDGYSMHQQRLHLPSLDPQHQVLYVQQEIHYGAQTHSPMPAQPQLQSQSYPSVPSHPQHPSLTFPASQGLINVQAQSHFQQVPDVHPPQPLPTMHKEQSSLPSQLTRAQYWRQMVRKYGRAPAPESSSGLYSSQQPLPKPSLPQQHTTAPTTDVVHNQMHQGGHFHNQHLAVNSHLCPIGQHAILEQDGRRHLNTIFQEYLNTVHLRSEDVERSGDYFSGLSDRDFDQISPIRAREEHEAYFEFRPASRFSQPSIDLGDRQFRGGPSILNGLRLPDIVDFRSKYTSQGFSGDGGSFPGHVGSSSLNSERNATGTVEGLDLHSQTRGREHQHKSMDRDVVIKQEARET, from the exons ATGTGTACCAGGTGTGGAGTTAAAACTTCGCACCTTCAGTGGCAGGAGCATGTTGAAGTTTGTCCT GAAATGCAAGTTCAGATGCATGCTTACAATGAGGCTAATGTTGTTATGGGCGCCACCTCTCATGAGAGTGCACAGGATCATGGTGTAGCTGCTGCAACGCTGACTCAAGATCAATGGTACCAACAACCATATCAGCAGTATTACCAAAACGGTGATGATGGATACTCCATGCATCAACAACGGCTGCACCTTCCAAGTTTAGATCCCCAGCATCAAGTACTTTATGTACAGCAAGAAATTCATTATGGGGCTCAAACTCACTCTCCTATGCCAGCTCAACCACAGCTCCAATCTCAGAGCTACCCGTCAGTGCCATCTCACCCGCAACATCCATCACTGACATTTCCAGCTTCTCAAGGTCTCATAAACGTGCAAGCTCAATCACATTTCCAACAAGTGCCGGATGTTCACCCACCTCAGCCTCTGCCTACTATGCACAAAGAACAGTCTTCGTTACCAAGTCAATTAACAAGAGCTCAATATTGGAGGCAAATGGTGCGTAAGTATGGAAGAGCCCCAGCCCCTGAAAGCTCATCAGGTTTATATTCTTCACAGCAACCTTTGCCAAAACCTTCATTGCCCCAACAGCATACGACGGCACCAACAACTGATGTAGTTCACAATCAGATGCATCAGGGAGGCCATTTTCATAACCAACATCTAGCAGTGAACTCTCATTTGTGCCCCATTGGCCAACATGCCATATTAGAGCAAGATGGACGTAGACATTTGAATACTATTTTCCAGGAGTACCTCAACACTGTTCACCTACGCAGTGAAGATGTTGAAAGATCCGGAGATTATTTTTCAGGATTATCGGATAGAGACTTTGACCAGATATCACCAATTAGAGCTAGGGAAGAGCATGAGGCATATTTCGAGTTTAGACCTGCTTCAAGATTCTCTCAACCTTCCATTGACTTGGGAGACAGACAGTTCAGAGGTGGACCAAGCATTCTTAATGGTCTTCGGCTTCCAGATATTGTTGACTTTAGGAGTAAATATACTTCGCAAGGATTTTCTGGTGATGGTGGATCATTTCCA GGACATGTGGGATCATCTTCTCTAAATTCCGAAAGAAACGCGACAGGAACCGTTGAAGGTTTAGACTTGCACTCTCAGACCAGGGGCAGGGAGCACCAACATAAGTCAATGGATAGGGACGTCGTGATCAAGCAGGAAGCAAGGGAAACTTAA